One Mycolicibacterium parafortuitum DNA segment encodes these proteins:
- a CDS encoding ABC transporter ATP-binding protein: MIEFQNITKKYPDGTVAVDDLTLEVPEGTLTVFVGPSGCGKTTSMRMINRMIEPTSGTLTVDGKDVTTVDAVKLRLGIGYVIQSAGLMPHLRVVDNVATVPVLRGESRRSARKAALGVLERVGLDPRLADRYPAQLSGGQQQRVGVARALAADPPILLMDEPFSAVDPVVREDLQTEILRLQSELRKTIVFVTHDIDEAVKLGEKVAVFGRGGVLQQYDAPARLLSNPANDAVAGFVGADRGYRGLQFFHASGLPLHEVRHVAEVEIDTLTLGPGDWVLVTKPDGSPYAWIDAEGVGLHRNGSSLYDSTIAGGSLFRPDGTLRQALDAALSSPAGVGVAVDGDGQVVGGVKADDVLAALETQRSARHGE, translated from the coding sequence GTGATCGAATTCCAGAACATCACCAAGAAGTATCCGGACGGCACCGTCGCGGTCGACGATCTGACGCTCGAGGTCCCCGAAGGCACCCTGACGGTGTTCGTGGGACCGTCGGGCTGCGGTAAGACGACGTCGATGCGGATGATCAACCGGATGATCGAGCCGACGTCGGGCACGCTCACCGTCGACGGTAAGGACGTCACCACCGTCGACGCGGTGAAGCTGCGACTCGGTATCGGGTACGTGATCCAGAGTGCGGGGTTGATGCCCCACCTGCGGGTCGTCGACAACGTCGCCACCGTCCCGGTGCTGCGCGGTGAATCACGGCGCAGCGCACGCAAAGCCGCGTTGGGTGTGCTGGAACGGGTCGGGCTCGATCCGCGGCTGGCCGACCGCTATCCGGCGCAGCTCTCGGGCGGTCAGCAGCAGCGCGTCGGGGTGGCCCGCGCGCTGGCCGCCGATCCGCCGATCCTGCTGATGGACGAGCCGTTCAGCGCTGTCGACCCTGTGGTTCGCGAGGATCTGCAGACCGAGATCCTGCGCCTGCAAAGCGAATTGCGCAAGACGATCGTGTTCGTCACCCACGACATCGACGAGGCGGTCAAGCTCGGCGAGAAGGTCGCGGTGTTCGGCCGCGGCGGGGTGTTGCAGCAGTACGACGCCCCGGCCCGGCTGCTGTCCAACCCCGCCAACGACGCGGTCGCGGGATTCGTCGGCGCCGACCGGGGCTACCGGGGACTGCAGTTCTTCCACGCCAGCGGCCTTCCGCTGCACGAGGTCCGCCATGTCGCGGAAGTCGAGATCGACACGCTGACACTGGGTCCCGGCGACTGGGTGCTGGTGACCAAACCTGACGGCAGCCCGTACGCATGGATCGACGCCGAGGGTGTGGGACTGCACCGCAACGGAAGTTCGTTGTACGACAGCACGATCGCCGGCGGATCGCTGTTCCGGCCGGACGGGACGCTGCGCCAGGCGCTGGACGCGGCGCTGTCGTCTCCGGCCGGGGTCGGTGTCGCGGTGGACGGTGACGGTCAGGTGGTCGGCGGGGTCAAGGCCGACGACGTGCTGGCCGCGCTGGAGACGCAGCGCAGCGCGAGGCACGGGGAGTAG
- a CDS encoding glycine betaine ABC transporter substrate-binding protein has product MNRTRRTKPVFVPVVMALIAVLLAACGSSNPLGGGEISGDLKTIKVGSADFTESKIIAEIYAQALEANGFTVGRQFGIGSRETYIPAVQDHSIDLIPEYTGNLLQYFDPESPATTPDEVLLALFKALPGDLSILYPSPAEDKDTLAVSEETARQWNLTSIADLAARSPEVKVGGPSEFQTRQTGLVGLKAKYGLDIAPANFIAISDGGGPATVAALTDGTVTAANIFSTSPAIEQSNLVVLEDPENVFLAANVVPLVASQKMSDELKTVLDAVSAKLTTEALIELNTSVEGNRGVDPDEAAQKWVADNGFDQPIGK; this is encoded by the coding sequence ATGAACCGCACCCGACGCACCAAACCCGTATTCGTTCCGGTTGTCATGGCCCTGATCGCCGTCCTGCTCGCCGCGTGCGGTAGCTCCAATCCGCTCGGCGGCGGGGAGATCTCCGGCGATCTGAAGACGATCAAGGTCGGCTCGGCGGACTTCACCGAATCGAAGATCATCGCCGAGATCTACGCGCAGGCGCTGGAGGCCAACGGCTTCACCGTCGGCCGTCAGTTCGGCATCGGCAGCCGGGAGACCTACATACCGGCCGTGCAGGATCATTCGATCGATCTGATCCCCGAGTACACCGGGAACCTGCTGCAGTACTTCGATCCCGAGAGTCCCGCGACCACACCGGATGAGGTGCTGCTCGCCTTGTTCAAGGCCCTTCCCGGAGACCTGTCGATCCTGTATCCGTCTCCGGCGGAGGACAAGGACACCCTCGCGGTCAGCGAGGAGACCGCGCGGCAGTGGAACCTGACGTCGATCGCCGATCTCGCCGCCCGCTCGCCCGAGGTGAAAGTCGGTGGGCCGTCGGAGTTCCAGACCCGCCAGACCGGGCTGGTCGGACTCAAAGCCAAGTACGGGCTGGACATCGCGCCGGCGAACTTCATCGCGATCAGCGACGGTGGCGGCCCCGCCACCGTCGCTGCACTGACGGACGGAACCGTCACGGCCGCCAACATCTTCAGCACGTCCCCGGCGATCGAGCAGAGCAACCTGGTGGTGCTGGAGGATCCGGAGAACGTGTTCCTTGCCGCCAACGTGGTCCCACTGGTCGCATCGCAGAAGATGTCGGACGAACTGAAGACGGTGCTCGATGCCGTCAGCGCGAAACTCACCACCGAGGCGCTGATCGAGCTGAACACCTCGGTGGAGGGCAACCGCGGTGTCGATCCCGACGAGGCCGCACAGAAATGGGTGGCCGACAACGGCTTCGACCAACCGATCGGGAAGTAG
- a CDS encoding LapA family protein, whose translation MTSDPFASSDPSAFDAPPPTQSGSVPPPQSAVKFTKAAAMWGSLAFGFLVLIVLLIFIAQNTESTPLQFLAWEWTLPLGVSILFAAVAGGLLTFAVGAVRIFQLRRAAKKNLKAGLPPVT comes from the coding sequence ATGACCAGCGATCCTTTCGCATCGTCCGACCCGTCGGCCTTCGATGCGCCGCCGCCTACACAGTCGGGATCGGTGCCGCCTCCGCAGTCGGCGGTGAAGTTCACCAAGGCTGCCGCGATGTGGGGCTCGCTGGCGTTCGGGTTCCTCGTCCTGATCGTGCTGCTGATCTTCATCGCGCAGAACACCGAGTCAACCCCGCTGCAGTTTCTGGCCTGGGAGTGGACGCTGCCGCTCGGGGTGAGCATCCTGTTCGCCGCCGTCGCCGGCGGTCTGCTGACGTTCGCCGTGGGCGCGGTGCGCATCTTCCAGCTGCGGCGCGCGGCCAAGAAGAACCTCAAGGCGGGGCTGCCGCCGGTCACCTGA
- a CDS encoding ABC transporter permease: protein MRYLFTHLDTLWDLTVIHLRLSLVPIVLGLLIAVPLGALVQRTTVLRRLTTVTASIIFTIPSLALFVVLPLIIPTRILDEANVIVALTLYTVALLVRAVPEALDAVSPAVLDAATAVGYKPLTRMLKIELPLALPVLIASLRVVAVTNISMVAVGSVIGIGGLGTWFTEGYQANKSDQIIAGIVAIFVLAIVIDTLIMLLGRVLTPWTRAEPRATRKQKAGAAA, encoded by the coding sequence ATGCGCTACCTGTTCACCCACCTCGACACCCTGTGGGACCTGACGGTGATCCATCTGCGGCTGTCGCTGGTCCCGATCGTGCTCGGGCTGCTGATCGCGGTGCCGCTCGGCGCACTGGTCCAGCGCACCACGGTGTTGCGCCGCCTGACCACCGTCACCGCGAGCATCATCTTCACCATCCCGTCGCTGGCGCTGTTCGTGGTGCTGCCGTTGATCATCCCGACCCGGATCCTCGACGAGGCCAACGTGATCGTCGCGCTGACGCTGTACACCGTCGCACTGCTGGTGCGGGCGGTGCCCGAGGCGCTGGACGCGGTGTCACCCGCGGTGCTCGACGCGGCCACCGCCGTCGGCTACAAACCGCTCACCCGGATGCTGAAGATCGAACTGCCGCTTGCCCTCCCGGTGCTCATCGCGAGCCTGAGGGTGGTCGCGGTGACCAACATCTCGATGGTCGCGGTCGGCTCGGTGATCGGCATCGGCGGGCTCGGCACCTGGTTCACCGAGGGCTACCAGGCCAACAAGAGTGACCAGATCATCGCCGGCATCGTCGCGATCTTCGTGCTGGCGATCGTGATCGACACGTTGATCATGCTGCTGGGCAGGGTCCTGACGCCCTGGACAAGGGCCGAGCCCCGGGCGACCCGGAAGCAGAAGG